The following proteins come from a genomic window of Triticum aestivum cultivar Chinese Spring chromosome 6A, IWGSC CS RefSeq v2.1, whole genome shotgun sequence:
- the LOC123132560 gene encoding cation-transporting ATPase HMA5 has product MAHLQLTAVAGGSDDDMEEVALLGSYGEAEGPSSRTEEEEEAGMRRAQVRVTGMTCSACTGAVEAALSARCGVSSAAVSLLQNRAHVVFDPALAKEEDIVEAIEDAGFEAEILPDSAVSQPKSQKVLSGQFRIGGMTCAACVNSVEGILKKLPGVNRAVVALATSLGEVEYDPTAISKDEIVQAIEDAGFEAALVQSSEQDKALLGLIGLHTERDVNLLYDILRKTEGLRQFDVNSVRAEVEITFDPEVVGLRSVVDIIDMESSGRLKGHVQNPYVRSSSNDAQEASKMLHLLRSSLFLSIPVFFMRMVCPHISFINSFLLMHCGPFRIGDLLKWMLVSVVQFVVGKRFYIAAYRALRHGSTNMDVLVVLGTTATYVYSVCALLYGAFTGFHPPMYFETSAMIITFVLLGKYLEVLAKGRTSDAIKKLVELVPATAILLLKYKDGKYAGEKEIDALLIQPGDVLKVLPGSKIPADGIVTWGTSHVDESMVTGESASICKEVSSSVIGGTMNLNGILHIQAAKVGSGTVLSQIISLVETAQMSKAPIQKFADYVAGIFVPIVITLSLLTFCTWFVCGTLGAYPNSWVSETSNCFVFSLMFSISVVVIACPCALGLATPTAVMVATGVGANHGVLVKGGDALERAQNVNYIIFDKTGTLTQGKATVTTTKVFSGMDVGDFLTLVASAEASSEHPLAKAILDYAFHFHFFGKLPSSKDDVKKRKEDAFSQWLLEVADFSALPGKGVQCLINGKMILVGNRALISENGVNIPEEAESFLVDMELNAKTGILVAYDGNFIGLMGVTDPLKREAAVVIEGLKKMGIYPVMVTGDNWRTALAVAKEIGIEDVRAEVMPAGKADVIRIFQKDGSVVAMVGDGINDSPALAAADVGMAIGAGTDIAIEAADYVLVRNNLEDVITAIDLSRKTFSRIRWNYFFAMAYNIVAIPVAAGALFPFTGLQMPPWLAGACMAFSSVSVVCSSLLLRRYRKPRLTTVLQITVE; this is encoded by the exons ATGGCCCACCTCCAGCTCACGGCGGTCGCCGGCGGCAGCGACGACGACATGGAGGAGGTGGCGCTGCTGGGGTCCTACGGCGAGGCGGAGGGGCCGAGCTCgcggacggaggaggaggaggaggcgggcatgCGGCGGGCCCAGGTGCGGGTCACGGGCATGACGTgctccgcctgcaccggcgccgTCGAGGCTGCCCTCTCCGCCCGCTGCGGCGTGAGCAGCGCCGCCGTTTCGCTGCTGCAGAACCGCGCCCACGTCGTGTTCGACCCCGCGCTCGCCAAG GAAGAAGACATTGTAGAAGCAATAGAAGATGCTGGGTTTGAAGCAGAAATCCTCCCAGATTCTGCTGTTTCTCAGCCAAAGTCACAGAAGGTTTTGTCAGGCCAATTTAGGATAGGGGGGATGACTTGTGCTGCCTGTGTCAACTCAGTTGAAGGGATCTTAAAGAAGTTGCCAGGTGTAAACAGAGCAGTTGTTGCATTAGCGACCTCATTAGGGGAAGTTGAGTACGATCCGACTGCTATTAGCAAAGATGAGATTGTTCAGGCAATCGAGGATGCTGGTTTTGAAGCCGCACTGGTACAAAGTAGTGAGCAAGATAAGGCTTTATTAGGTTTGATAGGATTGCATACAGAGAGAGATGTAAATTTATTGTATGATATCCTGAGAAAAACAGAAGGCTTGCGGCAATTTGATGTAAATTCTGTACGGGCAGAAGTTGAAATTACATTCGATCCAGAAGTCGTTGGTTTGAGATCGGTTGTGGATATTATTGATATGGAAAGCAGTGGCAGACTGAAAGGCCATGTACAGAATCCATATGTACGGTCTTCTTCAAATGATGCACAAGAGGCTTCGAAAATGCTTCACCTCCTTCGCTCCAGCTTATTTCTAAGT ATTCCAGTGTTTTTTATGCGCATGGTATGCCCTCACATATCTTTCATTAACTCATTCCTACTCATGCACTGCGGACCATTTCGTATAGGAGATCTGCTCAAGTGGATGCTAGTGAGTGTAGTACAATTTGTTGTTGGCAAACGTTTCTACATTGCAGCTTATAGGGCCCTTAGACATGGCTCTACAAATATGGATGTATTGGTCGTTCTTGGCACAACTGCGACATATGTGTACTCAGTTTGCGCGCTTCTTTATGGGGCATTCACTGGATTTCATCCTCCGATGTATTTTGAGACAAGTGCAATGATAATTACATTTGTGCTATTGGGGAAGTATCTTGAGGTGCTTGCTAAAGGAAGGACATCAGATGCAATTAAGAAGCTTGTAGAGCTGGTTCCTGCTACAGCTATCTTGCTTCTGAAATACAAAG ATGGAAAATATGCTGGAGAAAAGGAAATTGATGCATTGTTGATCCAACCTGGTGATGTCTTAAAAGTGCTTCCTGGTTCAAAGATTCCTGCTGATGGCATTGTCACTTGGGGTACAAGCCATGTTGATGAAAGTATGGTAACTGGTGAATCTGCGTCTATCTGCAAGGAAGTGTCCAGTTCAGTAATTGGAGGCACCATGAACCTAAATGGCATCCTTCACATACAAGCGGCGAAAGTAGGATCAGGGACAGTTTTGAGCCAGATAATATCTCTTGTTGAGACTGCCCAGATGTCTAAAGCACCTATTCAGAAGTTCGCTGATTAT GTGGCCGGCATTTTTGTTCCTATTGTCATCACATTGTCCTTACTGACATTCTGTACATG GTTTGTATGTGGGACGCTGGGGGCATATCCAAATTCATGGGTTTCAGAAACTAGCAATTGCTTTGTTTTCTCCCTCATGTTCTCCATCTCTGTTGTGGTTATTGCCTGTCCATGTGCTCTTGGTCTGGCGACACCAACTGCTGTAATGGTAGCAACTGGAGTTGGCGCCAATCATGGAGTACTTGTAAAGGGTGGAGATGCACTGGAGAGGGCTCAGAATGTCAACTATATTATATTTGATAAAACTGGGACACTGACACAAGGAAAGGCCACTGTAACAACGACGAAAGTGTTCTCAGGAATGGATGTTGGCGACTTCCTCACATTGGTAGCGTCTGCGGAG GCAAGCAGTGAGCATCCACTTGCAAAAGCTATCTTGGATTATgcatttcatttccatttctttgGCAAACTCCCCTCATCAAAAGACGACgttaagaaaagaaaagaagatgcATTCTCTCAATGGCTCTTGGAAGTTGCTGATTTTTCTGCCTTGCCTGGCAAAGGAGTTCAGTGTTTGATCAATGGGAAGATGATTCTG GTGGGCAACCGTGCCTTGATATCTGAAAATGGGGTTAACATTCCTGAAGAGGCTGAAAGTTTCTTGGTAGACATGGAATTGAACGCAAAGACAGGCATTCTTGTAGCATATGATGGCAACTTCATTGGTTTGATGGGGGTAACCGATCCCTTGAAAAGGGAGGCTGCTGTAGTTATAGAAGGCCTAAAAAAGATGGGCATTTATCCAGTTATGGTGACAGGGGACAATTGGAGGACTGCACTGGCAGTTGCAAAGGAG ATTGGAATTGAAGATGTGAGAGCAGAGGTCATGCCTGCCGGAAAAGCCGACGTAATCCGCATTTTCCAGAAGGATGGGAGCGTGGTTGCAATGGTTGGAGATGGGATCAATGATTCCCCTGCCCTAGCAGCAGCCGACGTCGGGATGGCCATCGGTGCAGGGACTGACATCGCCATCGAGGCAGCAGACTATGTGCTGGTGCGGAATAACCTTGAAGACGTCATCACGGCGATTGACCTCTCACGGAAGACGTTCAGCCGAATCCGGTGGAACTACTTCTTTGCCATGGCGTATAACATCGTTGCCATCCCTGTGGCTGCCGGCGCACTCTTCCCCTTCACTGGCTTGCAAATGCCGCCGTGGCTGGCTGGCGCTTGCATGGCCTTCTCGTCGGTTAGTGTAGTATGTTCCTCGCTGCTGCTGAGGAGATATAGGAAACCAAGGCTTACCACCGTCTTGCAGATAACTGTAGAGTGA